A single region of the Lates calcarifer isolate ASB-BC8 linkage group LG16_LG22, TLL_Latcal_v3, whole genome shotgun sequence genome encodes:
- the ogfrl1 gene encoding opioid growth factor receptor-like protein 1, protein MGNLLGSWRFKEPSTVEECDSTWGSDSESDEPAAEDDSGISDSVSPAENDRAAGDPGDTSPKLTDSPESVPKMKRSFYAARDLYKYRHSYPNYKRPRQPNEYRNLRFYLNKIPLVPDGVYIEEILSKWRGDYDKLEHNHTYIQWLFPLREQGLNFYAHELTQEEIKEFQSTREAKRRFLAAYSLMLDFYGIKLLDKSGNVARAPNWQERFQHLNESQHNYLRITRILKSLGELGYEAFKAPLVRLFLEESLCHNTLPNMQHSVLEYFVYTIRLPATRRRLLRYARQHYRPAHAFLWGPPSKRRGGGVGTGGSVGAGSSGIRAPAPTPEHQRREEEGTTSTSTRSGIIVSSHDAMMCQDLAGGGMKGYTGPGSNVAGLEGALMLVGARGGRNEYNEVVPL, encoded by the exons atggGAAATCTGTTGGGCAGCTGGCGTTTCAAGGAGCCGAGCACCGTTGAGGAATGCGACTCGACGTGGGGGTCGGATTCTGAGAGCGACGAGCCGGCGGCTGAAGATGACAGCGGCATCTCCGACTCCGTCAGTCCGGCGGAAAACGACCGGGCCGCCGGAGACCCCGGAGACACGTCGCCGAAG CTGACTGACTCCCCAGAATCTGTCCCAAAGATGAAGAGGAGTTTCTATGCTGCCAGGGACCTCTACAAATACCGTCACAGCTACCCG aACTACAAAAGGCCCCGGCAACCCAACGAGTACCGTAACCTGCGCTTCTACCTGAACAAGATCCCTCTAGTACCTGATG GTGTCTATATAGAGGAGATTCTGTCGAAGTGGAGAGGCGACTATGACAAACTGGAGCACAATCACACCTACATTCAGTG GCTGTTCCCATTAAGAGAACAAGGGCTCAACTTCTACGCACATGAACTGACTCAGGAAGAGATCAAA GAATTCCAAAGCACTCGTGAAGCTAAACGGAGATTCCTGGCGGCCTATTCCCTGATGTTGGACTTCTATGGCATCAAACTGCTGGATAAGAGTGGAAATGTTGCTCGAGCTCCCAACTGGCAGGAGCGTTTCCAGCACCTTAATGA GTCCCAGCACAACTACCTGCGGATCACTCGCATACTGAAGTCCCTTGGTGAGCTGGGCTATGAGGCCTTCAAGGCCCCACTGGTTCGCCTCTTCCTGGAGGAGTCGCTGTGCCACAACACCCTTCCAAACATGCAGCACAGTGTCCTGGAGTACTTTGTCTATACCATTCGCCTCCCGGCCACCCGCAGGCGCCTGCTTCGCTACGCACGCCAACACTACAGGCCTGCCCATGCCTTCCTCTGGGGTCCACCATCTAAAAGGCGAGGCGGAGGTGTTGGCACCGGAGGTAGTGTGGGTGCTGGTAGCAGCGGGATCAGAGCACCTGCTCCGACACCAGAGcaccagaggagagaggaggagggcaccacctccacctctacaaGAAGCGGAATTATTGTGTCTTCCCATGATGCCATGATGTGCCAGGACCTGGCTGGAGGAGGAATGAAGGGCTACACGGGACCCGGGTCTAATGTGGCTGGACTGGAGGGAGCATTGATGTTGGTGGGAGCTAGAGGAGGGAGGAACGAGTACAATGAAGTTGTTCCTTTGTAG